A single Phytohabitans houttuyneae DNA region contains:
- a CDS encoding substrate-binding domain-containing protein: MKRHLSRAAIATVACAGLLSAAACGGDDSGTGDSGGGSKLVYFMAPNTTPTRYIQQDGPAFEKAIKALDPSVEVKFVNAGGDSSQQLAQANAAIAAGAKALVVVAADPNTSAGLLQAAEQAKVPVIGYENPPVKGTLYAQVIFDPEKVGAQQATYFAEQVTSGALGAKPVKVARQYGNKGDVYTTQMLAGQNKILDPLIQSGDIQVVCEDYIKDWAPDNATKATEQCLTKTQNGVGAFLGFYDGITAGIIAALKGKNLDTPVYGGQNPELTGLQYMLTGDQQDNVLKAFSVEAEAAAKIALAAVAGQQPPADLVKDTIDNGAMQVPTAKLDATLIHLEEGKDPGDAVQKAVDLGMFTWAQICTGPAAETETCKTRNK, encoded by the coding sequence GTGAAACGTCATTTGTCCAGAGCGGCAATCGCCACCGTGGCGTGCGCCGGCCTCCTTTCCGCCGCGGCCTGTGGCGGCGACGACTCCGGCACCGGCGACAGCGGCGGCGGCTCGAAGCTCGTCTACTTCATGGCGCCCAACACCACACCCACCCGGTACATCCAGCAGGACGGCCCGGCGTTCGAGAAGGCGATCAAGGCGCTGGACCCCAGCGTCGAGGTCAAGTTCGTCAACGCCGGCGGCGACTCCAGCCAGCAGCTCGCCCAGGCCAACGCCGCGATTGCCGCCGGTGCCAAGGCGCTTGTCGTCGTCGCGGCCGACCCGAACACCAGCGCGGGCCTGCTGCAGGCCGCCGAGCAGGCCAAGGTGCCGGTCATCGGGTACGAGAACCCGCCCGTCAAGGGCACCCTGTACGCGCAGGTCATCTTCGACCCGGAGAAGGTCGGCGCGCAGCAGGCCACCTACTTCGCCGAGCAGGTCACCAGCGGCGCGCTGGGCGCCAAGCCGGTCAAGGTCGCCCGCCAGTACGGCAACAAGGGCGACGTCTACACCACCCAGATGCTGGCCGGGCAGAACAAGATCCTCGACCCGCTGATCCAGAGCGGTGACATCCAGGTGGTCTGCGAGGACTACATCAAGGACTGGGCACCGGACAACGCCACCAAGGCCACCGAGCAGTGCCTCACCAAGACGCAGAACGGCGTCGGCGCGTTCCTCGGCTTCTACGACGGCATCACGGCGGGCATCATCGCGGCGCTCAAGGGCAAAAACCTCGACACTCCGGTGTACGGCGGCCAGAACCCCGAGCTGACCGGCCTGCAGTACATGCTCACCGGCGACCAGCAGGACAACGTGCTCAAGGCGTTCTCCGTCGAGGCGGAGGCGGCGGCGAAGATCGCGCTCGCCGCGGTGGCCGGCCAGCAGCCGCCCGCCGACCTCGTCAAGGACACCATCGACAACGGCGCGATGCAGGTGCCCACGGCCAAGCTCGACGCCACGCTCATCCACCTCGAAGAGGGCAAGGACCCCGGCGACGCGGTGCAGAAGGCGGTCGACCTCGGCATGTTCACCTGGGCGCAGATCTGCACCGGCCCGGCCGCGGAGACCGAGACCTGCAAGACGAGGAACAAGTAG
- a CDS encoding ATP-binding cassette domain-containing protein, producing MTQTSGPLLELTKVTKHFGGVRALHEVDMSVHPGEVVALIGDNGAGKSTLVKIVSGVESPETGEIRVRGQSTRLESPRAAAEAGIRTVFQDLSLCDNLDAVQNLFLGQERHGSAWSGRRIRRHVMEEQAQKVLQSLSVKLRSLSTPVVALSGGQRQGIAICRALISDPAVVILDEPTAALGVSQRAEVLDLIRRLRDQGRGVVVVSHDMKDVRQVADRIVVLRLGAKVAEFHRGGYTPSDLVSAMTGAHEPSDDEDGRS from the coding sequence ATGACGCAAACTTCCGGGCCCCTACTCGAGCTCACCAAGGTCACCAAGCACTTCGGCGGCGTACGGGCACTGCACGAGGTCGACATGTCGGTGCACCCGGGTGAGGTCGTCGCCCTCATCGGCGACAACGGCGCCGGCAAGTCCACATTGGTCAAAATCGTGTCCGGTGTGGAGTCTCCGGAGACGGGGGAGATCCGGGTGCGCGGGCAGAGCACGCGCCTCGAGTCGCCGCGGGCCGCGGCCGAGGCGGGGATCCGCACGGTGTTCCAGGACCTGTCGCTGTGCGACAACCTCGACGCCGTACAGAACCTGTTCCTCGGGCAGGAGCGGCACGGCTCGGCCTGGTCCGGCCGGCGGATCCGCCGCCACGTCATGGAGGAGCAGGCCCAGAAGGTGCTGCAGTCGCTGTCGGTCAAGCTCCGCTCGCTCAGCACCCCGGTCGTGGCCCTGTCCGGCGGTCAGCGTCAAGGCATCGCGATCTGCCGCGCGCTGATCAGCGACCCGGCGGTGGTGATCCTCGACGAGCCGACCGCGGCGCTCGGGGTGTCCCAGCGCGCCGAGGTGCTGGACCTGATCCGCCGCCTGCGCGACCAGGGGCGCGGCGTCGTGGTGGTCTCACACGACATGAAGGACGTGCGGCAGGTCGCCGACCGCATCGTGGTCCTGCGGCTCGGCGCGAAGGTCGCCGAGTTCCACCGCGGCGGGTACACGCCGTCAGACCTGGTCAGCGCGATGACCGGCGCGCACGAGCCCAGCGATGATGAGGACGGACGGTCTTGA
- a CDS encoding peptidoglycan-binding domain-containing protein produces the protein MADSGVEAQGRLLHGASSGPEVQAVQRTLQALGHDPGEIDGVYGPDTAAAVRRYQTARRLRVDGLVGPATWQRLSTETGSATRGSRLRKTLVGPIEGADVRQAQERLRMAGFDPGRTDGVYGPDTAAAVRAFQHIHGLTVDGLLGPSPAGRCSPASCGCPTRWPACCAPPRRRWRRPRLSGASSAGIRSTVAAASGRTW, from the coding sequence ATGGCGGACAGCGGTGTCGAGGCGCAGGGTCGGCTGCTGCACGGCGCGTCGAGCGGACCCGAGGTCCAGGCCGTGCAGCGGACGCTGCAGGCCCTCGGCCACGACCCGGGTGAGATCGACGGTGTCTACGGCCCCGACACGGCGGCCGCGGTCCGGCGGTACCAGACCGCTCGCCGCCTGAGGGTGGACGGCCTTGTCGGTCCGGCCACGTGGCAGCGCCTGAGCACCGAGACGGGCAGCGCGACGCGGGGATCGCGGCTACGCAAGACGCTGGTCGGTCCGATCGAGGGCGCGGACGTGCGGCAGGCGCAGGAGCGGCTGCGGATGGCGGGCTTCGACCCCGGCCGCACCGACGGGGTCTACGGCCCGGACACCGCCGCCGCGGTCCGCGCGTTCCAGCACATCCACGGCCTCACGGTGGACGGCTTGCTCGGCCCGTCACCAGCCGGGCGCTGTTCGCCGGCGAGCTGCGGCTGTCCGACACGGTGGCCGGCGTGCTGCGCTCCGCCCCGCCGGCGCTGGCGGCGTCCGAGGTTGTCCGGCGCGTCCTCGGCCGGCATCCGGAGTACGGTCGCGGCCGCCAGCGGCCGAACCTGGTGA
- a CDS encoding flavin-containing monooxygenase: MATETHQPIAAEATAEATFAAWLDRLAPALEAGDAAKTVELLANECWWRDLLALTWDLGTYRGRDAVTAMLGEHLAPGSFVNIRMVTEFGPRYQGGDNEIVEGFITFETPLGFGRGAVRLIRENGAWVAWTVMTELDDLRGHERAIGPHRSRGPRHNPAGNSGRNWRDEREEKVRYAGTDPDVVVIGAGQGGLSVAANLGLMGVDTLILEKSERVGDGWRKRYHSLVLHDPVWADALPYMPYPESWPVYCPKDKIADWFESYAAAMELNVWTSAELTASHYDESSQRWTLRVRTPDGERELHPREVILATGAAGEPNVPDVPGRELFTGISYHSSKHSSATSWAGKKAVVVGACNSGHDIAQDLYEAGADVTLVQRSSTHIISQEHGIPAIFGSNFVEGGPPTKYADLLASGTPWPLVLEMAKEGVKDTAKKDAELLAALDAVGFKRNDGPDGTGLMGYALAYGGGYYIDVGCSRLIADGKVKLAQGSGLARFTPDGIALEDGRHLEADLVVLATGYRNMRETARRLFGDEVADRLPLVLGVGEDGELGGLYRRTGHPAFWYMGGPLAWVRIYAKHLALQITAKHAGLRLSRGVTQ; encoded by the coding sequence ATGGCGACAGAGACACACCAGCCCATCGCCGCCGAGGCCACCGCTGAGGCCACGTTCGCCGCCTGGCTGGACAGGCTCGCGCCGGCACTCGAGGCCGGTGACGCGGCGAAGACGGTCGAACTGCTGGCGAACGAGTGCTGGTGGCGGGACCTGCTCGCGCTCACCTGGGACCTGGGCACCTACCGCGGCCGGGACGCGGTCACCGCCATGCTGGGTGAGCACCTCGCGCCCGGTTCCTTCGTAAATATCCGTATGGTCACCGAGTTCGGCCCCCGCTACCAGGGCGGCGACAACGAGATCGTCGAAGGCTTCATCACGTTCGAGACCCCCCTCGGGTTCGGGCGCGGCGCCGTCCGGCTGATCCGGGAGAACGGCGCCTGGGTGGCCTGGACGGTGATGACCGAGCTCGACGACCTGCGCGGCCACGAGCGGGCGATCGGCCCGCACCGTTCCCGAGGTCCGCGGCACAACCCGGCCGGCAACAGCGGCCGCAACTGGCGGGACGAGCGCGAGGAGAAGGTGCGCTACGCCGGTACCGACCCGGACGTCGTCGTCATCGGCGCCGGCCAGGGCGGCCTGTCGGTCGCCGCGAACCTCGGCCTCATGGGCGTGGACACCCTGATCCTGGAAAAGAGCGAGCGGGTCGGCGACGGGTGGCGCAAGCGCTACCACTCCCTCGTCCTGCACGACCCGGTGTGGGCCGACGCCCTTCCCTACATGCCGTACCCCGAGTCGTGGCCGGTCTACTGCCCCAAAGACAAGATCGCCGACTGGTTCGAGTCGTACGCCGCGGCGATGGAGCTGAACGTCTGGACGTCGGCCGAGCTGACCGCCAGCCACTACGACGAGTCCAGCCAGCGGTGGACGCTGCGGGTCCGCACGCCGGACGGCGAGCGCGAGCTGCACCCGCGCGAGGTCATCCTCGCCACCGGCGCGGCCGGCGAGCCGAACGTTCCGGACGTGCCGGGGCGCGAGCTGTTCACCGGCATCAGCTACCACTCCAGCAAGCACAGCTCCGCCACCAGCTGGGCCGGCAAGAAGGCCGTCGTCGTCGGCGCGTGCAACAGCGGCCACGACATCGCACAGGACCTCTACGAAGCCGGCGCGGACGTCACGCTCGTCCAGCGCTCGTCCACGCACATCATCAGCCAGGAACACGGCATCCCGGCGATCTTCGGCAGCAACTTCGTCGAGGGCGGGCCGCCGACCAAGTACGCGGACCTGCTGGCCAGCGGCACGCCGTGGCCGCTGGTGCTGGAGATGGCCAAGGAAGGCGTGAAGGACACCGCCAAGAAGGACGCGGAGCTGCTGGCGGCGCTCGACGCGGTCGGCTTCAAGCGCAACGACGGGCCCGACGGCACCGGGCTGATGGGCTACGCGCTCGCGTACGGCGGCGGCTACTACATCGACGTGGGCTGTTCGCGGCTCATCGCCGACGGGAAGGTCAAGCTCGCCCAGGGATCCGGGCTTGCGCGGTTCACCCCCGACGGCATCGCGCTGGAGGACGGCCGGCACCTGGAGGCCGACCTCGTCGTGCTCGCGACCGGATACAGGAACATGCGCGAGACGGCTCGCCGGCTCTTCGGCGACGAGGTCGCCGACCGGCTCCCGCTCGTCCTCGGTGTCGGCGAGGACGGCGAGCTCGGCGGACTCTACCGGCGCACGGGTCACCCGGCGTTCTGGTACATGGGCGGCCCGCTCGCCTGGGTCCGCATCTACGCCAAGCACCTGGCTCTACAGATCACCGCGAAGCACGCGGGACTCCGGTTAAGCAGGGGAGTTACCCAGTGA
- a CDS encoding P-loop NTPase fold protein, with product MLRSAPPALAASEVVRRVLGRHPEYGRGRQRPNLVTEPSEVRLGAVDWLAQVRSLFDTAAAPRLHGRLVVIGLALLDTRLAAQLSGDGYLDAVGAELAEPLDSLLTPRARSLSERGRAVGADAGTDDWRRLSSALRAALARAEAQRKAAGRSMVHIEHLLAALGQQDAGPLSTLLDRAGVGAAGLKAAIAEGAKPLPPPPLDAAPLDAMPPLSGHARQALDHGINLANAIGSSVVNSRHVVHGALSVPGCTIVEALAKRGVHADDVEAWKVPDASTVRAAQLAGTAADTVPVPGDGQVRAADRLGITAEVEALASVLLARETPLPLAVGLFGDWGSGKSFFMAQLQERMQELADLAKGEHPEAAPYCRTVRHIRFNAWHYTDANLWASLADTLFDGLARADAPNEAQVKLDELGEARKKAGVARSERERLERDLAAGAGGSRRAVLTAASVAIEAVRDDPDLLKKLRTATRAPAQTDVATQRLVAVLGAVEGWERGPGPSGACSGRRCCTGGCG from the coding sequence GTGCTGCGCTCCGCCCCGCCGGCGCTGGCGGCGTCCGAGGTTGTCCGGCGCGTCCTCGGCCGGCATCCGGAGTACGGTCGCGGCCGCCAGCGGCCGAACCTGGTGACCGAGCCGAGTGAGGTACGCCTCGGCGCCGTCGACTGGCTGGCCCAGGTGCGCAGCCTGTTCGACACCGCGGCGGCGCCGAGGCTGCACGGCCGGCTCGTCGTCATCGGCCTCGCCCTCCTGGACACCCGCCTGGCCGCTCAGCTGTCCGGGGACGGCTACCTCGACGCCGTCGGTGCCGAGCTCGCCGAGCCGTTGGACTCGTTGCTGACGCCTCGGGCGCGATCGCTGTCCGAGCGCGGGCGGGCCGTGGGCGCCGACGCCGGCACCGACGACTGGCGGCGGCTGTCGTCGGCGTTGCGGGCCGCGCTCGCGCGGGCGGAGGCGCAGCGGAAGGCGGCCGGACGTTCCATGGTGCACATCGAGCACCTGCTCGCCGCACTGGGCCAGCAGGACGCCGGTCCGCTTTCCACACTGCTCGACCGGGCCGGCGTGGGCGCGGCCGGCCTCAAGGCGGCCATCGCGGAGGGTGCCAAGCCCCTACCGCCCCCGCCGCTGGACGCTGCGCCGCTGGATGCGATGCCGCCGCTGTCCGGGCACGCCCGCCAAGCACTGGACCACGGCATCAACCTCGCCAACGCGATCGGCTCGTCGGTGGTGAACAGCCGGCACGTGGTGCACGGCGCGCTGTCGGTGCCGGGCTGCACCATCGTGGAGGCGCTGGCCAAGCGCGGCGTGCACGCCGACGATGTCGAGGCGTGGAAGGTGCCGGACGCGTCGACGGTGCGGGCCGCCCAGCTCGCCGGCACCGCTGCCGACACGGTGCCGGTGCCCGGTGACGGCCAGGTGCGTGCCGCGGACCGGCTGGGCATCACCGCCGAGGTGGAGGCGCTGGCGTCGGTGCTGCTGGCGCGGGAGACCCCGCTGCCCCTGGCGGTCGGGCTGTTCGGCGACTGGGGCAGCGGCAAGAGCTTCTTCATGGCCCAGCTGCAGGAACGCATGCAGGAGCTGGCCGACCTGGCCAAGGGCGAGCACCCGGAGGCCGCGCCCTACTGCCGGACGGTGCGCCACATCCGGTTCAACGCGTGGCACTACACCGACGCGAACCTGTGGGCGAGCCTTGCCGACACGCTGTTCGACGGGCTGGCCCGCGCCGACGCGCCGAACGAGGCCCAGGTCAAGCTCGACGAGCTGGGGGAGGCGCGCAAGAAGGCCGGCGTGGCCCGCTCGGAGCGGGAACGGCTCGAGCGCGACCTGGCGGCCGGCGCGGGCGGGTCGCGGCGGGCCGTGCTCACCGCGGCGTCGGTCGCGATCGAGGCGGTGCGCGACGACCCGGACCTGCTCAAGAAGCTGCGCACGGCGACCCGGGCGCCGGCGCAGACCGACGTGGCCACCCAGCGCCTCGTCGCCGTGCTGGGAGCGGTCGAGGGGTGGGAGCGCGGGCCCGGACCGTCTGGCGCCTGTTCCGGCAGGAGGTGCTGCACCGGCGGCTGCGGCTGA
- a CDS encoding acyl-CoA dehydrogenase family protein: MTSQIDDLAARTRAFIDAHVIPVEDEFDGDVAAAGGERLRIDLQRKARAEGVFAPHAPREYGGHGLAMRERAAVFEAAGRSLFGPMALNLNAPDEGNLHLLDQVASGAQRERYLAPLARGEQRSAFAMTEPPPGAGSDPNALRTLARRDGDGWLVNGRKKFITGADGAGFLIVMARTSGEPDSPGGATMFLVPAGHPGIRVLRHVNTMDKSMLGGHCEIELADVRVGPEDVLGAVDEGFHYAQVRLGPARLTHVMRWLGAAQRAHETAVRYVSERSGFGRPLAQHGMVEHMIADNEIDLAATRSLLLTACEALDAGRAGREETSLAKVFGAEALHRVADRAVQLCGGAGVSADLPTARIAREIRPFRIYDGPSEVHRMSLARRAVRRYGVPGERAQREP, encoded by the coding sequence ATGACCAGCCAAATCGACGACCTTGCCGCCCGTACGCGCGCCTTCATCGACGCCCATGTGATCCCGGTCGAGGACGAGTTCGACGGTGACGTCGCCGCCGCCGGCGGTGAGCGGCTCCGCATCGACCTTCAGCGCAAGGCCCGCGCGGAGGGCGTCTTCGCCCCGCACGCGCCCCGGGAGTACGGCGGGCACGGCCTGGCCATGCGCGAACGCGCCGCGGTCTTCGAGGCCGCCGGGCGTTCCCTGTTCGGCCCGATGGCGCTCAACCTCAACGCCCCCGACGAGGGCAACCTCCACCTGCTCGACCAGGTCGCGTCCGGCGCGCAGCGGGAGCGGTACCTCGCCCCGCTGGCCCGTGGCGAACAGCGCTCGGCCTTCGCGATGACCGAGCCGCCGCCCGGCGCCGGATCAGACCCGAACGCGCTGCGGACGCTGGCCCGGCGGGACGGCGACGGCTGGCTGGTCAACGGCCGGAAGAAGTTCATCACCGGCGCCGACGGTGCCGGGTTCCTCATCGTCATGGCGCGGACCAGCGGCGAGCCGGACTCCCCCGGCGGCGCCACGATGTTTCTCGTGCCGGCCGGCCACCCCGGGATCCGCGTGCTGCGCCACGTGAACACGATGGACAAGTCGATGCTCGGCGGCCACTGCGAGATCGAGCTGGCCGACGTGCGCGTCGGCCCCGAGGACGTGCTCGGCGCGGTCGACGAGGGCTTCCACTACGCGCAGGTGCGGCTCGGCCCGGCCCGGCTCACCCACGTGATGCGGTGGCTCGGCGCGGCGCAGCGGGCCCACGAGACGGCCGTCAGGTACGTCAGCGAGCGCTCCGGCTTCGGCCGCCCGCTGGCCCAGCACGGGATGGTGGAGCACATGATCGCCGACAACGAGATCGACCTCGCCGCCACGCGTTCGCTGCTGCTGACCGCGTGCGAGGCCCTCGACGCCGGGCGCGCCGGCCGCGAGGAGACCTCGCTGGCCAAGGTCTTCGGCGCCGAGGCACTGCACCGCGTCGCCGACCGCGCGGTACAGCTGTGCGGCGGCGCCGGCGTCTCGGCCGACCTGCCGACCGCGCGGATCGCCCGCGAGATCAGGCCCTTCCGCATCTACGACGGCCCCTCCGAGGTACACCGCATGTCACTGGCCCGACGCGCCGTCCGCCGGTACGGCGTACCTGGTGAACGGGCGCAGCGAGAACCGTGA
- a CDS encoding P-loop NTPase fold protein translates to MGARARTVWRLFRQEVLHRRLRLTLVTLATLVGAAVVMAAVTNVSPLAKGLAIAAAVAAAFTPALDGALRVLSLVREAREARERPLAEKLVRARASEEAAEREVAEREEQLAQLRDDDLQLRTFLRGRASSSDYRGQLGVISIVRRDFERLVALLPQVADVDRIVLFIDDLDRCPHAKVVDVLQAVHLLLAFELFVVVVGVDSRWLKQSLKEHYHDLLEEPDSYLEKIFQIPYALRPMTRTGFRDLVDQHTRSPKSAGDLKSTVDSGPAATPGGAPDAGTGAEAVADQAATGGAAPAPAGPTARVPAAPPPPPEALVISDAERRLLHELDALVPTPRAAKRLVNIYRMLRVSVPEEERYDFAPEGGGEYQAAVVLLGILVGRGPDVERTFEAVLDAPDDSDIWEVLAATPGLPEQLAAVRGHLTLHRAAPYRRWVPRVSRFSLRPFTRYAVPADGASGQ, encoded by the coding sequence GTGGGAGCGCGGGCCCGGACCGTCTGGCGCCTGTTCCGGCAGGAGGTGCTGCACCGGCGGCTGCGGCTGACGCTCGTCACGCTGGCCACCCTGGTCGGCGCCGCCGTGGTGATGGCGGCGGTCACCAACGTGTCGCCGCTGGCCAAGGGCCTGGCGATCGCCGCCGCGGTCGCGGCCGCGTTCACACCGGCGCTGGACGGCGCGCTGCGCGTGCTGTCCCTGGTCCGGGAGGCGCGGGAGGCCAGGGAGCGGCCGCTGGCCGAGAAGCTGGTGCGGGCCCGCGCCTCCGAGGAAGCGGCTGAGCGGGAGGTCGCCGAACGCGAGGAGCAGCTGGCCCAGCTGCGCGACGACGACCTGCAGCTGCGTACCTTCCTGCGGGGACGGGCCTCCAGCTCCGACTACCGGGGTCAGCTGGGCGTGATCTCGATCGTCCGCCGCGACTTCGAGCGGCTCGTCGCGCTGCTCCCGCAGGTGGCCGACGTGGATCGGATCGTGCTGTTCATCGACGACCTGGACCGCTGCCCGCACGCCAAGGTGGTGGACGTGCTCCAGGCCGTGCACCTGCTGCTCGCGTTCGAACTCTTCGTGGTCGTCGTCGGGGTGGACAGCCGGTGGCTCAAGCAGTCGCTGAAGGAGCACTACCACGACCTGCTCGAAGAGCCGGACAGCTACCTGGAGAAGATCTTCCAGATCCCGTACGCGCTGCGCCCGATGACCAGAACCGGTTTCCGGGACCTGGTCGACCAGCACACCCGCTCGCCGAAGAGCGCCGGCGACCTGAAGTCGACTGTGGACAGTGGGCCGGCCGCCACGCCGGGCGGCGCACCGGACGCGGGGACAGGGGCCGAGGCGGTGGCCGACCAGGCGGCGACGGGCGGCGCCGCGCCAGCGCCGGCAGGGCCGACCGCACGGGTACCGGCGGCGCCGCCACCACCACCGGAAGCGCTGGTGATCTCCGATGCGGAACGCCGGCTGCTGCACGAGCTCGACGCGCTCGTGCCCACGCCCCGCGCGGCCAAGCGGCTGGTGAACATCTACCGGATGCTGCGCGTGTCCGTGCCGGAGGAGGAGCGCTACGACTTCGCGCCGGAAGGTGGAGGGGAGTACCAGGCGGCCGTCGTGCTGCTGGGCATCCTCGTGGGGCGCGGCCCGGACGTCGAGCGCACCTTCGAGGCGGTGCTCGACGCGCCCGACGACTCAGACATCTGGGAGGTCCTCGCCGCGACGCCGGGCCTTCCCGAGCAGCTCGCCGCCGTCCGCGGTCACCTCACCCTGCACCGGGCCGCACCGTACCGGCGCTGGGTGCCGCGCGTGTCACGGTTCTCGCTGCGCCCGTTCACCAGGTACGCCGTACCGGCGGACGGCGCGTCGGGCCAGTGA
- a CDS encoding RICIN domain-containing protein — MRNNSPRRLLAALVTAAASLAAVVSTVGGVGSPATAAPGGKAGAPPVTCVDDGTSGHRIQWLYTYEPGTSRFAEREADIRAAAWVVEQNVNDSARRDGAERRLRYHTTKTRYGDCHITIQQVQVPTGQTNVGVWKETLRSLGYASGNRIYMVVSENFRGCAGVDNDSVGNDSRPSTDNLYNQRAIWATFEPACLNGHTVTHEFAHALGGVLPGAPNFVQGGHCSDANETLCQVDTPTACPDPLAVRLLDCNRDDYFAVNPQGPYLPTHFNAALHSLYLQPGASVPPMTTIPPLAPQNLRATDVEGTSVALSFLPSIAPRGGGFTEDFQLLSDGVVIATVPAWRPAVRVTGLIPGSTATYTVRHRVTVGGAVRTSAQSPPLTVTTGSGTAPAGAVESGAVLMFTSDLVDGNGANMAMDLYDFRENDGASLVNWPGTGKLNEQWRVDTTVSGAYLLTSRHSLKCVAVEGGAAVAGALVVQQTCTGTQSQQWTFAVQSGVTYQVRPAGSASLCVGSDATYAGAPLKLLNCSTAEPSQRWTANRIA, encoded by the coding sequence ATGCGGAACAACAGTCCGCGCCGCCTGTTGGCGGCGCTGGTGACGGCTGCCGCCAGCCTGGCAGCGGTCGTGTCCACAGTGGGTGGTGTCGGGTCACCGGCCACCGCCGCACCGGGCGGAAAGGCCGGCGCACCGCCCGTGACGTGCGTCGACGACGGCACCAGCGGGCACCGGATCCAGTGGCTGTACACCTACGAGCCGGGCACCAGCCGGTTTGCCGAGCGGGAGGCGGACATCCGGGCCGCGGCGTGGGTGGTCGAGCAGAACGTGAACGACAGCGCGCGTCGCGACGGCGCCGAGCGGCGGCTGCGCTACCACACCACGAAGACCCGGTACGGGGACTGCCACATCACCATCCAGCAGGTGCAGGTCCCGACCGGCCAGACCAACGTCGGCGTGTGGAAGGAGACGCTCCGCTCGCTCGGGTACGCCAGCGGCAACCGCATCTACATGGTGGTGTCGGAGAACTTCCGCGGCTGTGCCGGCGTGGACAACGACAGCGTGGGCAACGACAGCAGGCCGAGCACCGACAACCTGTACAACCAGCGGGCGATCTGGGCGACGTTCGAGCCGGCCTGCCTCAACGGGCACACCGTGACCCACGAGTTCGCCCATGCGCTCGGCGGCGTGCTGCCGGGTGCGCCGAACTTCGTCCAGGGCGGGCACTGCAGCGACGCGAACGAGACGCTGTGCCAGGTCGACACCCCGACCGCCTGCCCCGACCCGCTGGCCGTGCGGCTGCTGGACTGCAACCGGGACGACTACTTCGCGGTCAACCCGCAGGGCCCGTACCTGCCGACCCACTTCAACGCCGCCCTGCACAGCCTGTACCTGCAGCCCGGCGCCTCCGTGCCGCCGATGACCACGATCCCGCCGCTGGCACCGCAGAACCTGCGCGCCACCGACGTGGAGGGCACCTCGGTCGCGCTGTCCTTCCTGCCGAGCATCGCGCCTCGGGGTGGCGGCTTCACCGAGGACTTCCAGCTGCTCAGTGACGGTGTGGTGATCGCGACGGTCCCGGCCTGGCGGCCCGCGGTCCGGGTGACCGGGCTGATCCCGGGCAGCACGGCCACGTACACCGTCCGGCACCGCGTGACGGTCGGCGGGGCCGTCCGCACCTCGGCGCAGTCGCCTCCGCTGACCGTCACCACGGGCAGCGGGACCGCACCGGCCGGCGCGGTCGAGTCGGGCGCGGTGTTGATGTTCACCAGCGACCTGGTGGACGGCAACGGCGCCAACATGGCCATGGACCTGTACGACTTCCGCGAGAACGACGGCGCCAGCCTCGTCAACTGGCCCGGCACCGGAAAGCTCAACGAGCAGTGGCGGGTGGACACGACCGTCAGCGGCGCCTACCTGTTGACCAGCCGGCACAGCCTCAAGTGCGTCGCCGTCGAGGGTGGGGCCGCGGTGGCGGGCGCGCTCGTGGTGCAGCAGACCTGCACCGGCACGCAGTCCCAGCAGTGGACGTTCGCGGTCCAGTCCGGCGTGACGTACCAGGTCCGGCCGGCCGGCTCCGCCAGCCTGTGCGTGGGCTCCGACGCGACCTACGCCGGCGCCCCGCTGAAGCTGCTCAACTGCTCGACCGCCGAGCCGTCGCAGCGCTGGACCGCCAACCGGATCGCCTGA